The following proteins are encoded in a genomic region of Caldicoprobacter guelmensis:
- a CDS encoding DUF5667 domain-containing protein, with translation MRKCLALAAGFIFMLSLAVPGFALEDEVISYADKAGITPDSILYPVDVALDNLKVFLTLGDENKVTALTDVAEERLGESEVMLEKGDQEKALELVDEYNQKMQQAYEIVEKVAQENLENGNKEVGQNEPQDVQNTDTEQNTESNEPEQSSPEEGLENPDSQQTPAEESNSNTDISDDGSTSNENDEPNTIEVRLRLRQENSIRVLSAIKDKLPEQARKRIEKVIEMQTAKKEAVAKMVEARHRYNTAKQELKKAEVQLKKAMKTGDQEKIAEAQKLVEEKQAVQLQAKEQLNDAITQKKAAVKNRVRNQNNQDNQEENKENDEVDEIDQEQPVDENANRKENNENEELNAQQPVREVKEENVDKSNNAQNSQNGKIKDENEDTNNTQGNNSIQKAGNIQNMVKSNNSKNSNNTSNGRALGRKKQ, from the coding sequence ATGAGGAAATGTTTGGCTTTGGCAGCAGGATTTATATTCATGCTGAGCCTGGCAGTGCCTGGTTTTGCGCTGGAAGACGAAGTCATTTCTTATGCCGATAAAGCCGGCATAACACCCGATAGCATCCTTTATCCTGTGGACGTTGCGTTAGACAACCTGAAAGTTTTTCTCACTTTGGGAGACGAAAACAAGGTAACCGCACTTACCGACGTGGCTGAAGAAAGGCTTGGCGAAAGCGAGGTCATGCTTGAAAAAGGCGATCAAGAAAAAGCACTGGAACTTGTAGACGAATACAACCAAAAAATGCAGCAGGCATACGAAATAGTAGAAAAGGTAGCACAAGAAAATCTAGAAAATGGAAATAAAGAGGTAGGTCAAAATGAACCACAGGATGTACAAAATACTGATACCGAACAAAACACAGAAAGCAACGAACCAGAACAAAGCTCTCCAGAAGAGGGATTAGAAAATCCGGATAGCCAACAAACTCCAGCCGAAGAAAGTAACAGCAACACGGACATTTCTGATGACGGTTCCACAAGTAATGAAAACGATGAACCAAACACCATAGAAGTAAGGCTGAGGCTGAGACAGGAAAACAGCATAAGAGTTTTAAGCGCTATAAAGGATAAGTTGCCAGAACAGGCTAGGAAGAGAATAGAAAAAGTAATAGAAATGCAGACAGCAAAAAAGGAAGCCGTAGCCAAGATGGTAGAAGCAAGGCATAGATACAACACCGCCAAGCAGGAACTTAAAAAAGCAGAGGTACAGCTCAAAAAAGCCATGAAAACCGGAGACCAAGAAAAAATTGCGGAAGCACAGAAGCTGGTTGAAGAGAAGCAAGCTGTTCAACTCCAAGCTAAAGAACAGCTAAACGATGCAATAACGCAAAAGAAAGCAGCTGTAAAGAACAGAGTCCGCAACCAAAACAATCAGGATAACCAAGAGGAAAACAAGGAAAACGATGAGGTAGATGAAATCGACCAAGAACAGCCCGTTGATGAAAATGCCAACAGGAAGGAAAATAATGAAAATGAGGAATTAAACGCCCAACAGCCTGTCCGTGAAGTTAAAGAAGAAAACGTTGATAAGAGTAATAACGCTCAAAACAGCCAAAACGGTAAAATAAAAGACGAAAATGAGGATACAAATAATACACAGGGCAACAATAGCATTCAAAAAGCGGGAAATATTCAGAATATGGTAAAAAGCAACAATTCCAAAAACAGCAACAATACCAGCAACGGAAGAGCTTTGGGACGCAAAAAACAGTAA
- a CDS encoding BlaI/MecI/CopY family transcriptional regulator, with translation MKKIPSIGKAEWQVMNVLWEKGEATFSEIRLALKEHSWSQTTIHTMLTRLIKKGVVAIKEGISPYVFYPLVSREECRKHETFSFLKRVYNGSVKLFLANFVNDVELSDREIDELLKVLEKCKATQYPGEGENDNA, from the coding sequence ATGAAGAAAATTCCTAGCATTGGCAAAGCCGAATGGCAGGTAATGAACGTTTTGTGGGAAAAGGGGGAGGCCACTTTTTCTGAAATAAGATTAGCACTTAAAGAGCATAGCTGGTCTCAGACCACCATTCACACCATGCTCACCAGGCTTATCAAAAAAGGAGTAGTAGCAATAAAGGAAGGCATATCGCCGTATGTATTCTATCCGCTTGTGTCCAGGGAAGAATGTAGAAAGCATGAAACTTTTTCATTTCTTAAGAGGGTGTATAATGGCTCCGTAAAACTTTTTCTGGCAAATTTTGTTAATGATGTAGAGCTCAGCGATAGGGAAATTGATGAACTCCTTAAGGTGCTTGAAAAGTGTAAGGCCACTCAATACCCAGGTGAAGGAGAGAATGACAATGCTTGA